A window from Branchiostoma floridae strain S238N-H82 chromosome 16, Bfl_VNyyK, whole genome shotgun sequence encodes these proteins:
- the LOC118403850 gene encoding L-proline trans-4-hydroxylase-like → MKKLTEALESDVGMKTKTYGRDDTQGRKTKTALWNYVGNDITGAVARTEKVAGTFEQLLGGEVYHYHSKVIMKEARTGGAHLWHQDYGYWYENGCMYPNMGTVWIAVDKADRGNGCLKIIPGSHKAGRVDHIRMGDQAGADLERVTQLEKALGLFHVEINPGDALFFHCNILHRSDQNSSDRRRWAFLVAYNRADNNPVYKHHHPQYTPLNKLPNAAILECSTATDLTGKGFFSLDKDFSLASLNTKA, encoded by the exons ATGAAGAAACTAACGGAGGCTCTGGAGTCAGATGTGGGAATGAAGACCAAGACTTACGGGCGAGACGACACGCAGGGCAGGAAGACCAAGACGGCCCTGTGGAATTACGTGGGGAATGACATCACCGGGGCTGTGGCCAGGACCGAGAAGGTGGCGGGAACTTTTGAACAG CTTCTTGGAGGTGAGGTATATCATTACCATTCTAAGGTGATCATGAAGGAGGCACGGACTGGAGGCGCCCATCTCTGGCACCAGGACTATGG CTACTGGTACGAGAACGGCTGCATGTATCCTAACATGGGAACGGTCTGGATCGCTGTTGACAAGGCCGATAGGGGAAATGGCTGCCTTAAG ATCATCCCTGGGTCTCACAAGGCTGGAAGAGTGGACCACATCCGTATGGGTGATCAGGCTGGGGCGGATCTAGAGAGAGTGACGCAG ctGGAGAAGGCTCTTGGACTGTTCCATGTGGAGATAAATCCGGGGGACGCGCTGTTCTTCCACTGTAACATCCTGCACCGCAGCGACCAGAACAGCAGCGACAGGCGCAG ATGGGCCTTTCTCGTTGCTTACAACCGTGCCGACAACAACCCTGTGTACAAACACCACCATCCGCAGTACACGCCTCTCAACAAG CTTCCCAACGCCGCGATCCTGGAGTGTTCTACGGCGACTGACTTAACTGGGAAGGGCTTCTTCTCACTGGATAAAGACTTCTCCTTGGCGTCTTTGAACACGAAGGCATAG
- the LOC118403835 gene encoding betaine--homocysteine S-methyltransferase 1-like: MHFLSRFSKIARSPCLLQNTPLFTASHGVRKFSRSATRNKDGGPGQQKKKGLLERLGEGPVVGDGSYVFTLERRGYVLAGPWTPEVVIEHPEAVKSLHREYLHAGADVLQASTFYSSDDKLTMPGHEASRTITCKELNDKACTILKEVAGDADVLLCGAMSPVPSYLDGKGKEVVQREYAKQMEAFIEHDLDFLLAEFLGHVEEAEWVIELMKTKGKPVACTLRTGPKGDCAGVAAGECAVRMAEAGADVVGVNCQYDPNTCLKTMEAMKTELDKRGLSPYLMVQPLGFHCPEVENEDEGYQMLPECPFALEPRQLTRFEAHAFARAAYDLGVRYIGGCCGFEPHHIRAISEELSPERGGKLGEASKKHVPWGGALKNSMLVPNRTKGSRQHWEKTKPASGRPGYPDVQPKLINQ; this comes from the exons ATGCATTTCCTCTCACGTTTTTCGAAGATTGCACGATCCCCGTGTTTACTACAGAACACCCCTTTGTTTACTGCCAGCCATGGTGTTCGGAAATTCTCAAGGTCAGCTACaagaaacaaagatggcggtCCTGGTCAA CAAAAGAAGAAGGGCCTTCTGGAGCGCCTGGGTGAGGGGCCGGTTGTAGGAGACGGAAGTTACGTCTTCACCCTGGAGAGGCGGGGGTACGTTCTAGCTGGGCCATGGACACCGGAAGTCGTCATAGAACACCCGGAAGCAG TGAAGTCCCTGCACAGAGAGTATCTTCACGCAGGCGCAGATGTGCTGCAGGCTTCGACCTTCTACTCGTCAGACGACAAGCTGACCATGCCTGGGCACGAGGCATCACGGACAATCACG tGCAAAGAGCTGAACGACAAGGCCTGCACCATTCTGAAGGAGGTAGCTGGGGACGCAGACGTGCTGCTGTGCGGGGCGATGTCGCCGGTCCCCTCCTATCTGGACGGCAAGGGGAAGGAGGTCGTACAGCGAGAGTACGCCAAGCAGATGGAGGCCTTCATAGAACACGACTTGGACTTCTTATTGGCCGAG TTCCTAGGACACGTGGAAGAAGCAGAGTGGGTTATAGAGCTGATGAAGACGAAGGGAAAGCCCGTGGCCTGTACCCTACGGACCGGGCCTAAAGGCGACTGTGCTGGGGTAGCGGCGGGAGAGTGCGCCGTGAGAATGGCCGAAGCCG GAGCGGACGTGGTCGGCGTGAACTGCCAGTATGACCCGAACACCTGCCTGAAGACTATGGAGGCGATGAAGACCGAGCTGGACAAGCGGGGCCTCTCCCCGTACCTAATGGTGCAGCCGCTGGGCTTTCACTGTCCAGAGGTGGAGAACGAAGACGAAGGGTACCAGATGTTACCGGAGTGTCCTTTTG CCCTGGAGCCCCGCCAGCTGACTCGGTTCGAAGCTCACGCCTTCGCCCGTGCGGCGTACGACCTGGGTGTGCGGTACATCGGCGGCTGCTGCGGGTTTGAACCGCACCACATCCGGGCCATATCGGAGGAG CTCTCTCCAGAGCGTGGTGGGAAACTCGGAGAAGCTAGTAAGAAACATGTTCCCTGGGGAGGAGCTCTGAAGAACAGCATGCTGGTACCCAACAGGACCAA GGGGAGTCGGCAGCACTGGGAGAAAACGAAGCCAGCCTCCGGTCGCCCTGGTTACCCGGATGTACAGCCTAAACTGATAAACCAGTGA